The Xenopus tropicalis strain Nigerian chromosome 7, UCB_Xtro_10.0, whole genome shotgun sequence genome includes a region encoding these proteins:
- the ece1 gene encoding endothelin-converting enzyme 1 isoform X2, whose protein sequence is MSAYKRATLDEEDLVDSLGEGEVYPNGLQVNLRGVRPRSGCWAERTHVEKRLLVLVVLLSLGLFMCLLALSLQYRNSHRVCLSESCISVTSSILRSLDRSADPCQDFYQYSCGGWIKGNPVPDGHSRWGTFNELWEHNQATMKHLLENSTIETNSTAERKAQRYFQACMNETKIEELGAKPLQDLIQKLGGWAITGPWDRDNFQETLQLVTAHYRTSPFFSVFVSADSKNSNSNVIQIDQSGLGLPSREFYLNKTENEKVLTGYLNFMIQLGVLLGGAENSTREQMQEILDFETTLANITIPQEKRRDEEQIYHKMAAGELKDLVPAVDWMPFLQTVFYPVAINESEPVVVYAKEYLVAVSGLINSTDKRILNNYMMWNLVRKASSFLDQRFQDAEEKLMEVMYGTKKTCLPRWKFCISDTDNNLGFALGAMFVKATFAENSKLQALKMIKEIKAAFEENLSTLTWMDDETRRAAREKAEAIYDMIGYPNFIMDPKELDKVFNDYNVTSDFYFENGMRFYNFSARVTADQLRKAPSKDQWSMTPPTVNAYYSPTKNEIVFPAGILQAPFYTSSSPTALNFGGIGVVMGHELTHAFDDQGREYDKDGNLRPWWKNASVEAFKKQTECITEQYGNYTVNGEPVNGRQTLGENIADNGGLKAAYRAYKNWVRKNGAEQLLPSLGLSNDQLFFVGFAQVWCSVRTSESSHEGLITDPHSPSRFRVIGSVSNSQEFAEHFRCPPGSPMNPRNKCEVW, encoded by the exons ATGTCTGCGTACAAGAGGGCCACGCTGGACGAGGAGGACCTGGTGGATTCCCTCGGGGAAGGAGAGGTCTATCCCAACGGGCTCCAG GTGAACCTGCGAGGAGTGCGGCCCCGGAGCGGCTGTTGGGCCGAGAGGACACACGTAGAGAAGAGACTGCTGGTTCTGGTGGTGCTGCTGTCGCTTGGGCTGTTTATGTGTCTGCTGGCGCTGTCACTGCAGTACCGGAACA GTCACCGCGTCTGTCTGTCCGAGTCGTGCATCTCCGTCACCAGCTCCATTCTTCGCTCCCTCGACCGGTCGGCGGATCCGTGCCAGGACTTCTACCAGTACTCGTGTGGGGGCTGGATCAAAGGCAACCCAGTTCCAGATGGGCACTCGCGCTGGGGCACCTTCAACGAGCTGTGGGAGCACAACCAGGCGACCATGAAGCATCTGCTGG AGAACTCCACCATAGAGACAAACAGCACGGCAGAACGCAAGGCCCAGCGCTACTTCCAGGCCTGTATGAATGAGACCAAGATCGAGGAGCTCGGGGCCAAACCCCTGCAGGATCTGATCCAGAAG CTCGGGGGCTGGGCCATCACCGGCCCGTGGGACAGAGACAACTTCCAGGAGACTCTGCAGTTGGTGACTGCCCATTACCGGACCTCCCCCTTCTTCTCTGTCTTCGTCAGCGCCGACTCCAAGAACTCCAATAGCAATGTTATCCAG ATAGACCAGTCGGGCCTGGGGTTGCCCTCTCGGGAATTTTACCTCAACAAGACTGAGAATGAGAAG GTGCTCACAGGGTATTTAAACTTCATGATCCAActgggggtgctgctggggggTGCGGAGAACTCCACCCGGGAGCAGATGCAGGAGATCCTGGACTTTGAGACCACCCTGGCCAACATCACCATCCCCCAGGAGAAGCGGCGGGACGAGGAGCAGATTTACCACAAGATGGCGGCGGGGGAGCTCAAG GACCTGGTGCCGGCTGTTGATTGGATGCCGTTCCTGCAGACCGTGTTTTACCCCGTGGCGATTAATGAGTCGGAACCGGTGGTGGTTTATGCCAAGGAATATCTGGTCGCGGTCTCCGGCCTCATCAACTCCACCGACAAGAG GATCCTGAATAACTACATGATGTGGAACCTGGTGCGCAAGGCCAGCTCCTTCCTGGATCAGCGCTTCCAGGACGCCGAGGAGAAGTTAATGGAGGTCATGTACGGCACCAAGAAG ACCTGCCTCCCGCGCTGGAAGTTCTGTATCAGCGACACGGATAATAACCTCGGCTTCGCTCTGGGCGCCATGTTTGTAAAGGCCACGTTCGCCGAGAACAGTAAATTGCAG GCGCTAAAAATGATAAAGGAGATAAAGGCGGCATTCGAGGAGAATCTGAGCACCCTGACCTGGATGGACGATGAGACCCGCAGGGCTGCCAGGGAGAAG GCCGAAGCCATTTATGACATGATTGGGTACCCCAACTTCATTATGGACCCCAAGGAACTGGATAAAGTCTTCAATGAT TACAATGTGACGTCAGATTTTTACTTCGAGAATGGAATGAGATTTTATAACTTCTCGGCGCGAGTGACTGCGGATCAACTGCGCAAAGCGCCCAGCAAGGACCA ATGGAGTATGACGCCCCCTACAGTCAACGCTTATTACTCCCCCACCAAGAACGAGATTGTGTTTCCCGCGGGAATCCTGCAGGCCCCCTTCTACACCAGCAGCTCTCCCAC GGCTCTGAACTTCGGGGGAATCGGGGTAGTGATGGGGCACGAGCTGACGCACGCCTTCGATGACCAAG GGCGGGAGTACGACAAGGATGGGAACCTGCGGCCCTGGTGGAAGAACGCGTCGGTTGAGGCCTTTAAGAAGCAGACGGAGTGCATCACGGAGCAGTATGGCAACTACACTGTGAATGGGGAGCCGGTGAATGGGCGGCAGACCCTGGGGGAGAACATCGCCGATAACGGGGGCCTGAAGGCGGCCTATCGG GCCTATAAGAACTGGGTGCGGAAGAACGGGGCGGAGCAGCTCTTACCCTCCCTCGGGCTCTCCAACGACCAACTCTTCTTTGTGGGGTTTGCGCAA GTTTGGTGCTCTGTTCGCACCTCGGAAAGCTCGCACGAGGGGCTCATCACCGACCCGCACAGCCCCTCCCGCTTCCGCGTGATTGGCTCCGTCTCCAACTCCCAGGAATTCGCCGAGCATTTCCGGTGCCCCCCGGGGTCTCCCATGAACCCCAGGAACAAGTGTGAAGTGTGGTGA
- the ece1 gene encoding endothelin-converting enzyme 1 isoform X1: protein MPTQGMCAHLYVPVKRVLLELGFGSGTPGEMSAYKRATLDEEDLVDSLGEGEVYPNGLQVNLRGVRPRSGCWAERTHVEKRLLVLVVLLSLGLFMCLLALSLQYRNSHRVCLSESCISVTSSILRSLDRSADPCQDFYQYSCGGWIKGNPVPDGHSRWGTFNELWEHNQATMKHLLENSTIETNSTAERKAQRYFQACMNETKIEELGAKPLQDLIQKLGGWAITGPWDRDNFQETLQLVTAHYRTSPFFSVFVSADSKNSNSNVIQIDQSGLGLPSREFYLNKTENEKVLTGYLNFMIQLGVLLGGAENSTREQMQEILDFETTLANITIPQEKRRDEEQIYHKMAAGELKDLVPAVDWMPFLQTVFYPVAINESEPVVVYAKEYLVAVSGLINSTDKRILNNYMMWNLVRKASSFLDQRFQDAEEKLMEVMYGTKKTCLPRWKFCISDTDNNLGFALGAMFVKATFAENSKLQALKMIKEIKAAFEENLSTLTWMDDETRRAAREKAEAIYDMIGYPNFIMDPKELDKVFNDYNVTSDFYFENGMRFYNFSARVTADQLRKAPSKDQWSMTPPTVNAYYSPTKNEIVFPAGILQAPFYTSSSPTALNFGGIGVVMGHELTHAFDDQGREYDKDGNLRPWWKNASVEAFKKQTECITEQYGNYTVNGEPVNGRQTLGENIADNGGLKAAYRAYKNWVRKNGAEQLLPSLGLSNDQLFFVGFAQVWCSVRTSESSHEGLITDPHSPSRFRVIGSVSNSQEFAEHFRCPPGSPMNPRNKCEVW, encoded by the exons ATGTCTGCGTACAAGAGGGCCACGCTGGACGAGGAGGACCTGGTGGATTCCCTCGGGGAAGGAGAGGTCTATCCCAACGGGCTCCAG GTGAACCTGCGAGGAGTGCGGCCCCGGAGCGGCTGTTGGGCCGAGAGGACACACGTAGAGAAGAGACTGCTGGTTCTGGTGGTGCTGCTGTCGCTTGGGCTGTTTATGTGTCTGCTGGCGCTGTCACTGCAGTACCGGAACA GTCACCGCGTCTGTCTGTCCGAGTCGTGCATCTCCGTCACCAGCTCCATTCTTCGCTCCCTCGACCGGTCGGCGGATCCGTGCCAGGACTTCTACCAGTACTCGTGTGGGGGCTGGATCAAAGGCAACCCAGTTCCAGATGGGCACTCGCGCTGGGGCACCTTCAACGAGCTGTGGGAGCACAACCAGGCGACCATGAAGCATCTGCTGG AGAACTCCACCATAGAGACAAACAGCACGGCAGAACGCAAGGCCCAGCGCTACTTCCAGGCCTGTATGAATGAGACCAAGATCGAGGAGCTCGGGGCCAAACCCCTGCAGGATCTGATCCAGAAG CTCGGGGGCTGGGCCATCACCGGCCCGTGGGACAGAGACAACTTCCAGGAGACTCTGCAGTTGGTGACTGCCCATTACCGGACCTCCCCCTTCTTCTCTGTCTTCGTCAGCGCCGACTCCAAGAACTCCAATAGCAATGTTATCCAG ATAGACCAGTCGGGCCTGGGGTTGCCCTCTCGGGAATTTTACCTCAACAAGACTGAGAATGAGAAG GTGCTCACAGGGTATTTAAACTTCATGATCCAActgggggtgctgctggggggTGCGGAGAACTCCACCCGGGAGCAGATGCAGGAGATCCTGGACTTTGAGACCACCCTGGCCAACATCACCATCCCCCAGGAGAAGCGGCGGGACGAGGAGCAGATTTACCACAAGATGGCGGCGGGGGAGCTCAAG GACCTGGTGCCGGCTGTTGATTGGATGCCGTTCCTGCAGACCGTGTTTTACCCCGTGGCGATTAATGAGTCGGAACCGGTGGTGGTTTATGCCAAGGAATATCTGGTCGCGGTCTCCGGCCTCATCAACTCCACCGACAAGAG GATCCTGAATAACTACATGATGTGGAACCTGGTGCGCAAGGCCAGCTCCTTCCTGGATCAGCGCTTCCAGGACGCCGAGGAGAAGTTAATGGAGGTCATGTACGGCACCAAGAAG ACCTGCCTCCCGCGCTGGAAGTTCTGTATCAGCGACACGGATAATAACCTCGGCTTCGCTCTGGGCGCCATGTTTGTAAAGGCCACGTTCGCCGAGAACAGTAAATTGCAG GCGCTAAAAATGATAAAGGAGATAAAGGCGGCATTCGAGGAGAATCTGAGCACCCTGACCTGGATGGACGATGAGACCCGCAGGGCTGCCAGGGAGAAG GCCGAAGCCATTTATGACATGATTGGGTACCCCAACTTCATTATGGACCCCAAGGAACTGGATAAAGTCTTCAATGAT TACAATGTGACGTCAGATTTTTACTTCGAGAATGGAATGAGATTTTATAACTTCTCGGCGCGAGTGACTGCGGATCAACTGCGCAAAGCGCCCAGCAAGGACCA ATGGAGTATGACGCCCCCTACAGTCAACGCTTATTACTCCCCCACCAAGAACGAGATTGTGTTTCCCGCGGGAATCCTGCAGGCCCCCTTCTACACCAGCAGCTCTCCCAC GGCTCTGAACTTCGGGGGAATCGGGGTAGTGATGGGGCACGAGCTGACGCACGCCTTCGATGACCAAG GGCGGGAGTACGACAAGGATGGGAACCTGCGGCCCTGGTGGAAGAACGCGTCGGTTGAGGCCTTTAAGAAGCAGACGGAGTGCATCACGGAGCAGTATGGCAACTACACTGTGAATGGGGAGCCGGTGAATGGGCGGCAGACCCTGGGGGAGAACATCGCCGATAACGGGGGCCTGAAGGCGGCCTATCGG GCCTATAAGAACTGGGTGCGGAAGAACGGGGCGGAGCAGCTCTTACCCTCCCTCGGGCTCTCCAACGACCAACTCTTCTTTGTGGGGTTTGCGCAA GTTTGGTGCTCTGTTCGCACCTCGGAAAGCTCGCACGAGGGGCTCATCACCGACCCGCACAGCCCCTCCCGCTTCCGCGTGATTGGCTCCGTCTCCAACTCCCAGGAATTCGCCGAGCATTTCCGGTGCCCCCCGGGGTCTCCCATGAACCCCAGGAACAAGTGTGAAGTGTGGTGA